One genomic region from Nostoc sphaeroides encodes:
- the rpmB gene encoding 50S ribosomal protein L28 yields MSRRCELTGKKANNAFAVSHSHRRTKRLQHANLQSKRVWWEAGNRWVKLKLSTKAIKTLQINGLEAMAKEAGINLNHY; encoded by the coding sequence ATGTCCCGTCGCTGTGAACTAACTGGTAAGAAGGCAAATAACGCTTTTGCTGTTTCCCACTCTCACCGCCGTACTAAACGCCTTCAGCACGCTAATCTGCAAAGCAAGCGTGTTTGGTGGGAAGCCGGAAATCGCTGGGTGAAGTTAAAGCTGTCTACTAAAGCAATCAAAACCCTACAAATTAATGGGTTAGAAGCAATGGCAAAAGAAGCTGGCATTAACCTGAATCATTACTAA
- a CDS encoding Uma2 family endonuclease yields the protein MLLELKRIHVPPGQRVLLRDVTWQELETILEDLGEHRAARIAYDRGILEIMAPLPEHEYDKEIISDLVKALLEELDIEFRCLGSTTFKNQVMAQGIEPEQCFYIKNEAKIRGKKRLDLTVDPPPDLALEVDITSRTHPNIYEALKVPELWRFDKGKLQINVLQDGHYVESQQSLNFPKFKLIETIPQYLEQSTTAGRNATLKAFRLWVKNQIQQQSLNNS from the coding sequence ATGTTGTTGGAATTAAAGCGCATCCACGTTCCACCAGGACAAAGAGTATTACTGCGAGATGTAACCTGGCAGGAATTGGAAACAATTCTAGAGGATTTAGGAGAGCATCGTGCTGCACGAATTGCTTATGACAGGGGAATACTGGAGATTATGGCACCACTGCCAGAACATGAATACGATAAAGAAATTATTAGCGATTTAGTCAAAGCGCTTTTGGAAGAATTAGATATTGAGTTTAGATGTCTTGGTTCTACGACTTTCAAAAATCAAGTAATGGCTCAAGGTATAGAACCCGAACAGTGTTTCTATATAAAAAATGAAGCCAAGATTCGCGGCAAGAAGCGACTAGATTTAACAGTAGATCCTCCTCCAGATTTAGCTTTAGAAGTTGATATTACTTCTCGCACTCATCCTAATATCTATGAAGCTTTAAAAGTACCTGAGCTTTGGCGTTTTGATAAAGGAAAGCTCCAAATTAATGTTCTGCAAGACGGGCATTATGTAGAGTCTCAGCAAAGCCTAAATTTTCCTAAATTTAAACTAATTGAAACGATTCCCCAATATCTAGAGCAAAGTACAACAGCAGGCAGAAATGCAACGCTCAAAGCTTTTCGTCTTTGGGTAAAAAACCAGATACAACAGCAATCACTGAATAATTCGTAA
- a CDS encoding vanadium-dependent haloperoxidase: MASDIVIQFAEILENPTIFPDEQGKLKIVVKNQGDTGFNGPVNIRLFASTDEVLDINSLNTLEQSRGASDLLRGKDELLGGLNDQTVNLAPGQSKTFTVDFAGSEFRTASVVSPGLYYLIGQVKPANNVTESNTANNVASQLITGGDVVIQWNSILLNAIQASGTAPPVAARNQAIVQAAVFDAVNAIDRSYKPYLVNISASETVGASKEAAAVEAAYQTLVNLFPNQKTTFDKQRQRSLAAIPNGTAEDKGIAIGNKVAQQILDNRQNDGSSTAQEPYTPGTGFGDWKPTFTDGETTNNTTNFKPALLPQWGLVTPFAIDSVILFRPDTFPEYGSPQYTKNFNQVKALGAENSTVRTADQTEIAQFWAYDRGDTFRPPGQLNELAQEVALSQNNTLEENARLFGLLNIAQADAGIVAWDAKYVYEQLRPITAIRNADQDNNPGTIADPNWEPLLDTPPFPDYISGHSVFAGVSAEILKLFYGTDNISFDIPSQELPGVARYYSSFSQAAQEDADSRIYGGVHIQAATIDGVEVGRNVGSFVFNNFLR, from the coding sequence ATGGCTTCAGATATCGTTATTCAGTTTGCTGAAATTCTCGAAAATCCGACAATCTTTCCCGATGAACAGGGAAAATTGAAAATTGTTGTTAAGAATCAAGGTGATACAGGGTTCAACGGGCCTGTAAATATTAGACTGTTTGCATCAACCGATGAAGTTCTTGACATCAATTCCTTAAATACACTCGAACAATCAAGGGGTGCAAGCGATTTACTCAGGGGCAAAGATGAGCTTTTGGGCGGTTTGAACGATCAAACGGTTAATTTAGCGCCTGGTCAATCTAAAACATTTACTGTGGATTTTGCTGGATCTGAGTTCCGGACTGCAAGTGTTGTCTCTCCAGGACTCTACTATTTGATTGGACAGGTAAAGCCAGCTAATAACGTTACTGAAAGTAATACAGCCAACAATGTAGCCAGTCAGTTAATTACTGGAGGTGACGTTGTGATTCAATGGAATTCAATTCTCTTAAATGCCATACAAGCGTCGGGAACAGCACCTCCAGTGGCGGCACGGAATCAGGCGATCGTTCAGGCGGCAGTTTTTGATGCCGTCAACGCAATTGACCGGAGTTATAAGCCTTATTTAGTAAACATTAGCGCATCAGAAACTGTCGGGGCATCGAAAGAAGCTGCCGCAGTTGAAGCAGCATATCAAACGCTGGTCAATTTATTCCCAAATCAAAAAACTACCTTCGATAAACAACGGCAAAGGTCTCTTGCAGCAATCCCCAATGGTACGGCTGAGGACAAGGGCATTGCGATCGGAAACAAGGTTGCCCAGCAAATACTGGATAACCGACAAAATGATGGTTCAAGTACTGCACAAGAACCATACACGCCAGGAACTGGCTTTGGTGATTGGAAGCCAACTTTCACTGATGGTGAAACAACAAATAATACTACCAATTTTAAACCAGCATTATTGCCCCAGTGGGGTTTAGTAACTCCCTTTGCTATAGACAGTGTTATCCTATTCCGTCCGGATACTTTCCCTGAGTATGGTAGCCCTCAGTACACAAAAAATTTTAATCAGGTTAAGGCGCTTGGTGCTGAAAATAGCACTGTTCGCACCGCAGATCAAACGGAAATTGCCCAATTTTGGGCTTACGATCGCGGCGATACTTTCAGACCACCAGGTCAGTTGAACGAACTCGCCCAAGAAGTAGCATTGTCTCAAAACAATACTCTGGAGGAGAATGCCCGTTTATTTGGGCTGCTGAACATTGCCCAAGCTGATGCGGGTATTGTTGCGTGGGATGCCAAGTACGTCTATGAGCAATTGCGCCCGATTACTGCAATCCGCAATGCCGATCAAGATAATAATCCCGGCACGATTGCCGATCCTAATTGGGAACCTCTGTTAGATACCCCACCATTCCCCGATTACATCTCTGGGCATTCTGTATTCGCTGGTGTATCAGCCGAAATTCTGAAACTTTTCTACGGTACCGACAACATTAGTTTTGACATTCCTTCACAAGAATTACCTGGCGTTGCTCGCTATTACAGCAGCTTTTCACAGGCAGCCCAAGAAGATGCCGATAGCCGGATTTATGGTGGCGTTCATATTCAAGCGGCGACTATAGACGGGGTAGAAGTAGGTAGGAATGTCGGCAGCTTCGTGTTTAATAACTTTTTGAGGTAG
- a CDS encoding calcium-binding protein — translation MATPSIEQQELEELKDPTASTFDTSEAQITKPVFSANESTRLQRLEELETGTNTGIVNTNTGIKVGGNPSPTNFGLSGGFVFGNNVRLIGGGSGGVGGVGGAGSAGGGSGEYIKPKPIPPVVNQQIIIGTLNADTLNGNDQDNIMTSLGLDDIVIGRNGDDLISGGSGNDSLMGDGGKDIIYGDFSASGNSYLIASGNDTIFGGSGNDQLYGQDGQDIIFGGFGNDYIEGGADNDKISGNNGNDILFGDDIEGNPGISSDDIISGNNGNDKIYGGRGNDSLQGDAGKDLLFGGQGYDSLNGGTGNDVLIGTDTDFSGQLQQGFGFGERDVLIGGKNNDTFVLGLEKANGRDVNGNDTVIFDVVLYNDGNINLNGTQDYALIKDFGFINDRVIRGVDKIQLAGSASQYLLGASPVNSISGTGIFFTQGQFVAELIGIVEEISLSNLSLSDSQQFIFV, via the coding sequence ATGGCAACACCTAGTATAGAACAACAAGAATTAGAAGAACTAAAAGACCCGACAGCAAGCACATTCGATACTTCAGAAGCACAAATAACTAAACCAGTATTTTCTGCAAATGAGAGTACTCGATTACAAAGACTAGAAGAATTAGAAACAGGTACGAATACTGGTATTGTAAATACGAATACTGGTATTAAAGTTGGCGGCAACCCATCTCCCACCAACTTTGGGTTATCTGGTGGTTTTGTATTTGGCAACAACGTTAGGTTAATTGGCGGCGGCAGCGGCGGCGTCGGCGGCGTCGGCGGCGCCGGCAGCGCCGGCGGCGGCAGCGGCGAATACATAAAACCCAAACCCATACCCCCAGTAGTCAATCAACAAATAATAATAGGCACGCTCAATGCAGATACACTCAATGGTAATGATCAGGATAACATCATGACTAGTTTAGGTCTTGATGATATAGTCATAGGTCGCAATGGAGATGACCTGATTAGTGGAGGGAGTGGAAACGACTCTCTCATGGGTGATGGTGGTAAAGATATCATCTATGGGGACTTTAGTGCCAGTGGAAATTCATACTTAATTGCAAGTGGCAATGACACCATTTTTGGTGGTAGTGGAAACGATCAACTCTATGGTCAAGACGGTCAAGACATTATCTTTGGTGGTTTTGGTAATGACTATATTGAAGGTGGGGCAGACAACGATAAAATCTCTGGTAACAATGGCAACGACATACTTTTCGGTGATGACATAGAGGGCAACCCCGGTATAAGTAGTGACGATATAATCTCTGGTAACAATGGCAACGACAAAATTTATGGTGGTCGAGGTAACGACTCCCTCCAAGGTGATGCTGGAAAAGATTTATTATTTGGTGGCCAGGGTTACGACTCTCTTAATGGCGGTACTGGTAATGATGTATTGATTGGTACTGATACAGATTTCTCTGGTCAACTGCAACAAGGATTTGGTTTTGGCGAAAGAGATGTCTTAATCGGTGGGAAAAATAACGACACATTTGTCCTTGGACTTGAAAAAGCAAATGGTAGGGATGTAAATGGAAATGATACTGTTATCTTTGATGTAGTTTTATACAATGATGGCAATATTAACCTCAATGGTACTCAAGACTACGCTCTGATTAAAGACTTTGGTTTCATTAACGACCGTGTTATACGTGGTGTAGATAAAATCCAGCTAGCAGGTTCAGCAAGTCAGTATTTACTGGGTGCATCTCCTGTTAACTCAATATCTGGTACAGGAATATTCTTTACCCAAGGTCAATTTGTGGCTGAACTCATTGGTATTGTTGAGGAAATTTCGCTCTCCAATCTAAGCCTTTCCGATAGCCAGCAATTTATTTTTGTTTGA
- a CDS encoding M16 family metallopeptidase: protein MQRYKVKGKKFKIQNSKFKIQNGKGLIYALVSVFACLLLSCNFSLAATTEAKHYTELQLPPLPEIKLPKYERFVLQNGLVVYLMEDHELPLVNGTAFVRTGNRLEPMEKVGLAGFTGGVMRTGGTKKHSPDELNEILEQRAASVEVSIGEASGSASFDALSEDLETVFGLFAEVLRSPVFAQEKLDLAKTQAKGGIARRNDDPDSIASREFKKLIYGKDSPYSRTIEYATVDQVEREDLLNFYQQYFHPNNMILGIVGDFDSKKMRSLIQANFGDWNRNPGIAKPKLPKVSPANTGGVFFVNQRQLTQSSVLIGHLGGRFDNPDYPALDVMNGVLSGFGGRLFNEVRSRQGLAYSVYGEWSPRYDYPGMFIAGGQTRSDATVQFVKALQSEIKRIQTQRVTAKELAFAKESTLNSFVFNFQDPAQTLSRLMRYEYYGYPADFLFRYQKAVAATTAADVQRVARQYLKPEKIVTLVVGNQTAIQPPLTQLAAKVTPIDVTIPGSQPQAKN from the coding sequence ATGCAGAGGTATAAGGTGAAGGGTAAAAAATTCAAAATTCAAAATTCAAAATTCAAAATTCAAAATGGGAAGGGACTTATTTATGCTTTGGTTAGTGTTTTTGCGTGTTTACTTTTAAGTTGTAATTTTTCTCTGGCGGCGACGACTGAGGCAAAGCATTATACTGAATTGCAATTGCCTCCGCTACCGGAGATTAAGTTACCTAAGTATGAGCGATTTGTTCTCCAAAACGGCTTGGTTGTTTATTTGATGGAGGATCATGAATTGCCGTTGGTGAATGGGACGGCGTTTGTGCGAACCGGAAATCGCTTGGAACCAATGGAAAAAGTTGGTTTAGCTGGTTTTACAGGCGGGGTGATGCGAACTGGAGGAACTAAGAAGCATTCGCCTGATGAACTCAACGAGATATTGGAACAACGCGCGGCATCTGTGGAAGTTAGTATTGGTGAAGCTTCTGGTAGTGCTAGCTTTGACGCACTCAGTGAAGATTTAGAAACGGTGTTTGGGCTGTTTGCCGAGGTGCTGCGATCGCCAGTTTTTGCTCAAGAAAAGCTAGACTTAGCAAAAACTCAAGCCAAAGGTGGCATTGCCCGTCGCAATGACGATCCAGATAGTATTGCTAGCCGAGAATTTAAGAAATTGATCTATGGGAAAGATAGTCCATACTCTCGCACCATAGAGTATGCAACGGTAGATCAGGTTGAGCGTGAGGATTTGCTCAACTTTTATCAGCAATATTTCCACCCCAATAATATGATTTTAGGGATTGTGGGGGATTTTGACTCTAAGAAAATGCGATCGCTCATTCAAGCTAACTTTGGCGACTGGAACCGCAATCCAGGTATTGCTAAACCCAAATTACCAAAGGTTTCGCCAGCTAATACAGGTGGAGTCTTTTTTGTCAATCAGCGACAATTAACACAAAGTAGCGTGCTTATCGGCCATTTAGGTGGACGGTTTGACAATCCTGATTATCCGGCGCTGGATGTAATGAATGGGGTGTTAAGTGGATTTGGTGGACGCTTATTTAATGAAGTGCGATCGCGTCAAGGTTTAGCTTACTCTGTTTATGGCGAGTGGAGTCCCCGCTACGATTATCCTGGCATGTTTATTGCTGGTGGACAAACGCGATCGGATGCGACTGTGCAGTTTGTTAAAGCCTTACAAAGTGAAATCAAGCGTATCCAAACTCAAAGAGTGACTGCAAAAGAACTCGCTTTTGCGAAAGAGTCTACACTTAACTCCTTTGTATTCAACTTTCAAGACCCTGCTCAAACCTTATCACGGTTGATGCGATACGAATATTACGGCTATCCTGCTGATTTTCTCTTTCGCTATCAAAAAGCCGTCGCCGCCACCACAGCAGCTGATGTCCAACGAGTAGCACGACAATACCTCAAGCCAGAAAAGATCGTGACTTTAGTGGTGGGAAATCAAACCGCCATTCAACCGCCATTGACGCAGCTAGCAGCAAAGGTGACACCAATAGATGTAACAATTCCTGGTTCACAGCCACAGGCGAAGAATTAA
- a CDS encoding M16 family metallopeptidase: MNQISRSILDFRFGTSTSLSRTILDWSDKVSVILRRLFVALLALIVFWWGLLPEIALAQTQTAPPPQRVLQPTKTQTPPVESSIQPYLNRVIKELTEFRLDNGLKFIVLERHQAPVVSFITYANVGGVDEPDGKTGVAHFLEHLAFKGTTRIGTEDYKAEKPLLETLERLDGQIKTAKVDGKKDQVVRLEAEFKRVEAQAAKFVKQNELGQIVEQAGGVGLNANTSTEATRYLYSFPANKLELWMSLESERFLDPVIRREFYKERDVILEERRMRVENSPIGLMVEKFIDTAYKAHPYRRPVIGYDQDIRNLTPEDVQKFFDTHYVPSNLTIAIVGDVNPAEVKKLAQTYFGRYLAKTKAVEQIPVEPPQQETREVTLQLPSQPWYLEGYHRPAITHPDNAVYEIIGSLLSDGRTSRLYKSLVEKQRLALNAQGFSGFPGDKYPNLMLFYALTAPGHTVDELAVALRQEIDKLKTEPVATVDLERVKTQARAGLLRTLDSNMGMAQQLLEYEVKTGSWRNLFKQLDDISAVTTADIVRVAKQTFTAENRTIGKLLSKQA; this comes from the coding sequence ATGAACCAGATCAGTCGGTCAATTTTAGATTTTAGATTCGGGACTTCGACTTCGCTCAGTCGAACGATTTTGGATTGGTCAGATAAAGTATCTGTCATATTGCGGCGGTTGTTTGTCGCTTTGTTGGCTTTGATCGTTTTCTGGTGGGGATTGCTGCCAGAAATTGCTCTGGCTCAAACTCAGACAGCACCCCCTCCCCAAAGAGTGCTGCAACCTACAAAAACTCAAACTCCACCAGTTGAAAGTTCGATCCAACCTTATCTAAATCGAGTTATCAAGGAGTTAACGGAGTTTCGCCTCGACAATGGTCTAAAATTCATTGTCTTGGAACGACATCAAGCGCCTGTAGTTTCTTTTATTACTTATGCCAATGTCGGTGGTGTGGATGAGCCAGATGGCAAAACTGGTGTAGCTCACTTTCTGGAACATTTGGCGTTTAAAGGCACAACGCGCATTGGTACAGAAGACTACAAGGCAGAAAAACCTCTATTAGAAACCTTAGAAAGGTTGGATGGCCAAATTAAAACAGCGAAAGTCGATGGCAAAAAAGATCAGGTTGTTCGGTTAGAAGCTGAGTTTAAGCGAGTGGAAGCGCAAGCAGCCAAGTTTGTTAAGCAAAACGAATTGGGGCAAATTGTCGAACAAGCGGGAGGTGTGGGTTTAAATGCCAATACTTCAACCGAAGCTACCCGTTATTTGTACAGTTTTCCTGCCAATAAGCTAGAACTTTGGATGTCGCTGGAGTCGGAACGGTTTCTCGATCCTGTAATTCGTCGTGAGTTTTATAAAGAAAGAGATGTAATTTTAGAAGAACGACGGATGCGGGTGGAAAATTCACCCATTGGACTGATGGTGGAGAAATTTATTGATACTGCTTACAAAGCCCATCCCTACAGGCGTCCGGTGATTGGTTATGACCAAGATATCCGCAATCTGACACCAGAAGATGTCCAAAAGTTTTTTGATACTCACTATGTACCAAGTAATTTGACCATTGCCATTGTTGGAGATGTTAACCCGGCTGAGGTTAAAAAACTGGCGCAAACTTATTTTGGCCGCTATCTGGCAAAAACCAAAGCTGTTGAACAAATCCCGGTGGAACCGCCACAACAAGAAACACGAGAAGTTACTTTACAACTACCTTCTCAACCTTGGTATTTAGAAGGTTATCATCGTCCGGCAATTACCCATCCAGATAATGCAGTCTATGAAATCATTGGCAGTTTATTAAGTGATGGGCGCACGTCGCGGTTGTATAAGTCTTTGGTAGAAAAGCAGCGTTTGGCGCTAAATGCCCAAGGTTTTAGCGGTTTTCCTGGAGATAAGTACCCAAACCTGATGTTATTTTATGCTCTCACGGCTCCCGGTCATACGGTTGATGAGTTGGCGGTGGCTTTGCGCCAAGAAATTGACAAATTAAAAACTGAGCCTGTAGCGACGGTTGATTTGGAACGGGTAAAAACCCAAGCACGGGCGGGTTTGTTACGTACTCTCGATTCAAATATGGGGATGGCTCAACAATTATTGGAATATGAGGTGAAAACTGGTTCTTGGCGGAATTTGTTTAAGCAGTTGGATGATATTTCGGCGGTAACTACGGCTGATATTGTGCGGGTGGCAAAGCAGACGTTTACGGCTGAGAATCGCACGATTGGTAAGTTGTTGTCGAAACAAGCTTAA
- a CDS encoding TetR/AcrR family transcriptional regulator, with protein MRVFNSSPPSEAQTRTRILQAAQRLFAAQGFDGTTTRDLAQAASVAEGTLFRHFPNKKAILVEVATSGWVEILTDLLTELSEMGSYKAVAQVMRRRMWNFQKNADLMRVCFMEVQFHPDLRDRIQLEVITKMSDVGEAFFQTAMDKGIYRQMDAKLVAKVFLGMFAIAGFSNNTIMEPDASPQQMQEMAEGLADIFLNGVLSKE; from the coding sequence ATGCGAGTTTTTAATTCTTCCCCACCCTCAGAGGCTCAGACGCGCACCCGGATTTTACAGGCAGCACAACGGTTGTTCGCCGCTCAGGGATTTGACGGCACTACCACCCGCGATTTAGCACAGGCGGCAAGTGTAGCTGAAGGCACTCTATTTCGTCATTTTCCCAATAAAAAGGCAATTTTAGTAGAAGTAGCGACGAGTGGATGGGTGGAGATTCTGACAGATTTGCTAACAGAATTAAGTGAAATGGGCAGCTATAAAGCCGTAGCTCAGGTGATGCGTCGCCGGATGTGGAATTTCCAAAAAAATGCCGATTTAATGCGCGTTTGTTTTATGGAAGTGCAGTTTCACCCCGATTTGCGCGATCGCATTCAATTAGAAGTCATTACCAAAATGAGCGATGTAGGCGAAGCATTCTTTCAAACAGCGATGGATAAAGGCATTTATCGCCAAATGGACGCCAAGCTAGTTGCTAAAGTTTTTTTAGGAATGTTTGCGATCGCCGGTTTTTCCAACAATACCATCATGGAACCTGACGCCTCCCCCCAACAAATGCAGGAAATGGCAGAAGGACTCGCTGATATCTTCCTTAATGGTGTTTTATCCAAGGAGTGA
- a CDS encoding DUF4332 domain-containing protein, whose product MSAKNTNNQSRIQSSDWPIEQLPGLSHEEQSQLHNCGIPSTVALIKQGKTLEKRVALANKLQIHLQYVNKWMALADLARIPSVGIQYCGLLLHAGIASVAQLAQTPTHRLHQQIMRLQVATMQRRDLCPAIELVQQWSQQAKAMIS is encoded by the coding sequence ATGTCTGCTAAAAATACAAATAATCAAAGTCGTATCCAATCTAGTGACTGGCCAATTGAGCAATTACCTGGACTAAGCCACGAGGAACAATCTCAACTGCACAATTGTGGAATTCCTAGCACAGTAGCGCTAATCAAACAAGGGAAAACTCTAGAGAAAAGAGTAGCGTTAGCAAATAAATTACAGATTCATCTTCAGTATGTAAATAAATGGATGGCTTTAGCTGACTTGGCGCGGATTCCCAGTGTAGGCATACAATATTGTGGTTTATTGCTCCATGCAGGTATTGCTTCTGTAGCGCAGTTGGCTCAGACTCCCACTCACAGATTGCACCAACAAATTATGCGCTTGCAGGTAGCAACAATGCAGCGACGAGATTTGTGTCCAGCGATTGAATTAGTACAACAGTGGAGTCAGCAAGCGAAAGCAATGATTAGTTAG
- a CDS encoding DUF29 domain-containing protein — protein sequence MTPIPKSAAQLYETDFVAWTEKTVQLIRAGQFGQVDWDAVIEEIESLGRSDRRELKSRLEVLLQHLLKWQHQSSLQSGSWQNTIDEQRNRIVDLLQESPSLKSYPEEVLAQCYNRGLKAASNETELPIDTFPVECPYSIAQILDGEFLPDAIDL from the coding sequence ATGACCCCCATTCCGAAAAGCGCAGCCCAGTTATATGAAACAGATTTTGTCGCATGGACAGAGAAAACTGTGCAACTCATTCGTGCTGGACAATTTGGACAAGTAGACTGGGATGCTGTGATTGAGGAGATTGAAAGCTTGGGACGGTCAGATCGACGGGAGTTGAAAAGCCGCTTAGAAGTATTATTACAGCATTTGCTCAAATGGCAACATCAGTCTAGTTTGCAAAGTGGCTCTTGGCAAAATACCATTGATGAGCAACGCAACCGAATTGTAGATTTGCTGCAAGAGAGTCCCAGCCTCAAGTCTTATCCAGAAGAAGTTTTAGCGCAATGCTACAATCGGGGATTGAAAGCTGCTAGTAATGAAACTGAACTACCAATAGATACATTTCCAGTGGAGTGTCCTTATTCCATTGCCCAAATTCTTGATGGTGAGTTTTTGCCGGATGCCATTGATTTGTAA
- a CDS encoding PhzF family phenazine biosynthesis protein translates to MGQTITQVDAFTNTPFAGNPAAVCVLPTPQDERWMQNVAQEMNLSETAFLVRQDDGFNLRWFTPKVEVPLCGHATLASAHVLWSEGHLSPDEVARFYTKSGVLIAELQGEWIELDFPVNHSQETVAPQELKAALGVPYKSVLLNSLGYLVELESEDLVRQIQPNFQMLKTLPISEIIVTSLTNPDSEYDFVSRFFAPGLGIDEDPVTGAAHCCLAPFWRDRLHKNQFLAYQASSRGGVVKVDYDGGDRVFLKGQAVTVMRGELITR, encoded by the coding sequence ATGGGACAAACCATTACTCAGGTTGACGCTTTTACCAATACACCTTTTGCAGGTAATCCTGCTGCTGTCTGTGTTCTGCCTACTCCCCAAGACGAACGTTGGATGCAGAATGTGGCGCAGGAGATGAATTTATCTGAGACGGCTTTTTTAGTTAGACAGGATGATGGCTTCAATTTGCGTTGGTTTACGCCCAAGGTGGAAGTACCGCTTTGTGGTCATGCAACTTTAGCTAGTGCCCATGTACTGTGGTCAGAGGGGCATTTATCACCTGATGAAGTTGCGCGTTTTTATACCAAAAGCGGAGTGCTAATTGCTGAGTTGCAAGGTGAGTGGATTGAGTTAGATTTTCCTGTGAATCACTCACAAGAAACAGTTGCCCCACAAGAACTTAAGGCTGCTTTGGGTGTCCCATACAAATCTGTTTTATTGAATTCCTTGGGCTATTTAGTAGAATTGGAATCTGAAGATTTGGTACGGCAAATACAGCCAAATTTCCAAATGCTGAAAACGTTGCCTATTTCTGAGATTATTGTCACCAGCCTCACTAACCCTGATTCTGAATATGATTTCGTCTCTCGCTTCTTTGCACCGGGTTTAGGGATTGACGAAGACCCTGTAACTGGGGCGGCTCATTGTTGCCTTGCTCCCTTCTGGCGCGATCGCTTGCACAAAAATCAATTTTTAGCTTATCAGGCATCCAGTCGCGGTGGGGTGGTGAAGGTGGATTATGACGGAGGCGATCGCGTCTTTCTTAAGGGACAAGCCGTAACTGTTATGCGAGGCGAGTTAATTACCCGATAA